A single Nicotiana tabacum cultivar K326 chromosome 5, ASM71507v2, whole genome shotgun sequence DNA region contains:
- the LOC142161710 gene encoding enolase-like: protein MRFTNMVDVHLSNGVWARAAVPSGASTGIYEALELRDGGSDYLGKGVSKAVNNVNSIIGPALVGKDPTDQTGLENYMVHQLDGTQNEWGWCKQKVSKNKLQH, encoded by the exons ATGAGATTCACTAACATg GTTGATGTACATTTGTCAAATGGTGTCTGGGCTAGAGCTGCAGTTCCTAGTGGCGCATCCACTG GAATATATGAAGCCCTTGAATTGAGGGATGGAGGGTCCGACTACCTTGGTAAGGGCGTTTCAAAG GCTGTAAACAATGTCAACTCAATTATTGGACCAGCTCTTGTTGGCAAG GACCCAACTGATCAGACTGGTCTTGAGAACTATATGGTTCATCAGCTAGATGGAACGCAGAATGAGTGGGGTTGGTGCAAGCAAAAGGTATCCAAGAATAAGCTTCAACATTAA
- the LOC107797960 gene encoding cytochrome P450 76A2-like, translated as MDWNWDYVFWSITSILILLLLHFHRRRSNKNGRLLPPGSRGWPVFGNMFELGNEPHKTLMGLKQKYGPVVWLKLGSINTMVILSADAATEFFKNHDVAFAERSVTEVMKSHGYHKGSLALAPYGTYWRIMKRIMTVQMLINKRINQTVDIRRKCIDDLIEWINNEGRVNSSGGIHVAKFIFLASFNMLGKLLLSRELVDPKSENGSEFFTAMVEFMECSGHQNIVDVFPWLRWIDPQGLRKKMDRGLGKTIEIVSGFLNERFEESERTGEKKKDFLEVLLEYEGKGKDEQEKLSDHELILIILEIFLAGSETTSSSIEWAMTELLSNPEAMNKVKAELAEVLGNNKKLEEVDIDNLKYLQVVVKETLRLHPPIPFLVPRKAIQETEFMGYTIPKDTQVFVNVWAIGRDPECWEDPFDFKPERFLDSKIEYRGQNFEFIPFGAGRRICAGIPLAHRMLHLLLGSLLHEFDWEIDNSVLDEVLDSQDRMGVTVRKLKPLKAIPKRKNRTL; from the exons ATGGACTGGAATTGGGACTATGTCTTTTGGTCTATTACTAGTATCTTGATATTATTACTCCTACACTTCCACCGGCGAAGATCAAACAAAAATGGCCGGCTGCTGCCACCCGGGTCACGAGGGTGGCCCGTGTTTGGCAACATGTTCGAACTTGGGAACGAGCCACACAAGACACTAATGGGTCTGAAACAAAAATACGGTCCAGTGGTTTGGTTAAAGCTCGGTTCTATTAACACTATGGTGATTCTCTCCGCGGATGCCGCGACAGAGTTTTTCAAGAACCACGACGTGGCTTTCGCGGAGAGGTCAGTAACCGAAGTGATGAAATCACACGGATATCATAAAGGGTCTCTAGCTTTAGCTCCTTATGGTACTTACTGGCGGATCATGAAACGAATCATGACCGTTCAAATGTTAATCAACAAACGGATCAATCAAACAGTTGACATTCGACGAAAATGTATCGATGATTTAATCGAATGGATAAATAATGAAGGTAGAGTTAACTCCTCTGGTGGAATTCATGTAGCTAAATTTATATTTCTTGCTTCGTTTAATATGCTGGGAAAGCTGTTATTATCTCGCGAATTAGTGGATCCGAAATCTGAAAACGGGTCTGAATTTTTTACTGCTATGGTTGAGTTCATGGAATGTTCTGGACATCAGAATATTGTGGATGTATTTCCATGGCTGAGATGGATAGATCCTCAAGGTTTGAGGAAGAAGATGGATCGTGGACTTGGGAAAACAATTGAAATTGTTTCGGGTTTTTTAAACGAACGGTTTGAAGAATCAGAAAGAACGGGAGAGAAGAAGAAGGATTTTTTGGAAGTTTTGCTGGAATATGAAGGCAAAGGCAAGGATGAACAAGAAAAGCTATCAGATCATGAACTCATCTTGATTATTCTG GAAATATTTTTAGCTGGTTCAGAGACAACAAGCAGCAGTATAGAATGGGCAATGACAGAGTTGTTAAGCAATCCAGAAGCAATGAACAAGGTCAAAGCCGAGCTCGCTGAGGTTCTTGGAAATAACaagaaattggaagaagttgacaTCGATAATCTCAAGTATTTACAAGTTGTTGTTAAAGAAACGTTAAGATTGCACCCTCCAATCCCATTTTTAGTTCCTAGAAAGGCAATTCAAGAAACTGAATTTATGGGGTATACTATCCCTAAAGATACACAAGTTTTCGTGAATGTTTGGGCAATTGGAAGAGATCCCGAATGTTGGGAAGACCCTTTTGATTTTAAGCCAGAGAGGTTCTTGGATTCGAAAATCGAATACAGGGGTCAGAATTTTGAGTTTATTCCGTTTGGTGCAGGAAGACGGATTTGTGCTGGAATTCCACTTGCTCATCGTATGTTGCATTTGCTATTGGGATCATTGTTACATGAATTTGATTGGGAGATTGATAATTCTGTTCTTGATGAGGTTTTGGATTCACAGGACAGAATGGGTGTGACTGTTAGAAAATTAAAACCATTGAAAGCAATTCCAAAGAGAAAAAATAGAACTCTATGA